In Cytobacillus oceanisediminis, the following proteins share a genomic window:
- the spoIIAA gene encoding anti-sigma F factor antagonist has protein sequence MSLNINLEVKHDVLCIRLSGELDHHSADELREQATRAIEDHDIHHIILNLEHLSFMDSSGLGVILGRYKQIKQKHGEMVVCAISPAVQRLFDMSGLFKIIRLEPTEENALQRLGVA, from the coding sequence GTGAGTCTTAACATTAATTTGGAAGTGAAGCATGATGTCTTATGTATTCGTTTAAGCGGGGAGCTCGACCATCATTCGGCAGATGAGCTGCGTGAACAGGCAACAAGGGCGATTGAAGATCATGACATCCATCATATTATTTTGAACCTTGAGCATCTTTCTTTTATGGATAGTTCCGGGTTAGGAGTTATTTTGGGCAGGTACAAACAAATCAAACAAAAGCATGGTGAAATGGTTGTTTGTGCGATTTCTCCTGCAGTGCAGAGACTATTTGATATGTCGGGTTTATTTAAGATTATCCGTTTAGAACCGACAGAAGAAAATGCACTGCAAAGATTGGGGGTTGCCTAG
- a CDS encoding D-alanyl-D-alanine carboxypeptidase family protein, with amino-acid sequence MKRLVSLMLITLLMATIFVPSGFARESSADLTENVKSAILIERDTGSILYEKNSGEQLPPASMTKVMTMLLIMEAIDEGKLSWDEKIRTSEYAASMGGSQIFLEPGEEMTTKQMLQGIAIGSGNDASVAMAERIAGSEEAFVEMMNNKAKELGLKNTNFQNPTGLSAKEHFSTAHDMAIMAKELLKYEKITEFTGTYEAYLREDTDKKFWLVNTNRLVRFYPGVDGLKTGFTSEAKYCLTATAEKDGMRVIAVVFGAPTSKERNAQVTKMLDYAFSQYKTHPMYERNHVLGKITVSKGEKKMVEALTSEPISLLTKKGESIEEIEQKVTLNKNIKAPVQKGDQIGTLTLKKDGKVLVESPLVAKEDSKEASWWTLFKRSMGLFSKAE; translated from the coding sequence ATGAAACGACTCGTCTCATTAATGTTAATAACATTATTAATGGCAACAATCTTTGTTCCTTCAGGATTTGCAAGAGAAAGCAGTGCAGATTTAACGGAAAATGTGAAATCCGCAATTCTTATCGAACGTGATACCGGATCGATATTGTATGAAAAAAATAGCGGTGAACAGCTTCCGCCTGCGAGTATGACTAAAGTAATGACAATGCTTTTAATCATGGAAGCTATAGATGAAGGAAAGCTGTCATGGGATGAGAAAATCCGGACAAGCGAGTATGCAGCATCCATGGGCGGTTCGCAAATCTTCCTCGAGCCAGGTGAAGAAATGACCACAAAGCAAATGCTGCAGGGAATCGCAATTGGTTCCGGAAACGATGCGTCCGTTGCAATGGCTGAGAGAATTGCCGGTTCTGAAGAAGCTTTTGTTGAAATGATGAATAACAAGGCAAAGGAATTAGGTCTTAAGAATACTAATTTCCAAAACCCCACAGGCCTGTCAGCTAAGGAACATTTCAGTACTGCACATGATATGGCAATAATGGCGAAAGAGCTTCTTAAATATGAAAAAATAACTGAGTTTACTGGCACATATGAAGCTTATCTTCGTGAGGACACAGATAAAAAATTCTGGCTTGTCAATACAAACCGCCTTGTGCGTTTTTATCCAGGAGTTGATGGGCTTAAAACAGGCTTTACTTCTGAAGCAAAATACTGTCTAACAGCAACAGCGGAGAAAGATGGCATGCGGGTGATAGCAGTTGTATTTGGCGCACCGACTTCGAAAGAACGCAATGCCCAGGTGACTAAAATGCTCGACTATGCATTCAGCCAATATAAGACACACCCAATGTATGAAAGAAATCACGTTCTTGGCAAAATTACAGTAAGCAAAGGGGAGAAGAAAATGGTTGAAGCCCTGACAAGCGAACCGATTTCCCTATTAACTAAAAAAGGTGAAAGCATTGAGGAAATTGAACAAAAAGTCACTTTAAATAAAAATATTAAGGCACCAGTCCAAAAGGGCGATCAAATTGGAACATTAACCTTGAAAAAGGATGGAAAAGTTTTAGTTGAAAGCCCTCTGGTAGCTAAAGAAGATAGTAAGGAAGCATCATGGTGGACCTTGTTTAAGAGATCAATGGGATTATTTTCAAAAGCTGAATAA
- a CDS encoding pyrimidine-nucleoside phosphorylase, which produces MRMVDLIEKKRDGLELTTEEIQFVIKGYTDGSIPDYQISALTMAIFFQGMTENERADLTMAMVESGDQIDLSKIEGIKVDKHSTGGVGDTTTLVLGPLVAAVGVPVAKMSGRGLGHTGGTIDKLESVEGFHVEIENDEFIKLVNQNKIAVIGQSGNLTPADKKLYALRDVTATVDSIPLIASSIMSKKIAAGADAIVLDVKTGAGAFMKTLDDSRELARAMVRIGNNVGRNTMAVISDMSQPLGYAIGNALEVKEAIDTLKGEGPEDLTELCLTLGSHMVFLAKKADTLKEAREKLENAIKDGSALETFKVFLSSQGGDASVVDDPQKLPQAKYTFELEAKQDGYVSEIVADEIGTAAMLLGAGRATKESEIDLAVGLVLRKKIGDRVSKGESLVTICSNFENVEEVRNMLYENITMSTEKVPAPVLIHEEITE; this is translated from the coding sequence ATGAGAATGGTGGATCTTATTGAAAAGAAAAGGGATGGCCTCGAGTTAACGACAGAAGAAATTCAGTTCGTCATTAAAGGATATACGGACGGTTCAATCCCGGACTATCAGATAAGTGCTTTAACAATGGCTATCTTTTTCCAGGGAATGACAGAGAATGAAAGAGCCGACTTGACTATGGCGATGGTAGAATCCGGTGATCAAATCGACTTATCAAAAATAGAAGGCATTAAAGTAGATAAACATTCAACTGGCGGTGTTGGCGATACAACAACACTGGTCCTGGGGCCGCTCGTAGCAGCAGTTGGTGTTCCGGTTGCCAAGATGTCAGGGCGGGGCCTCGGACATACAGGCGGAACAATCGACAAACTTGAGTCTGTAGAAGGTTTCCACGTGGAAATTGAAAATGATGAATTTATTAAGCTTGTTAATCAAAATAAAATTGCAGTAATTGGGCAGAGCGGCAATTTAACGCCAGCGGACAAAAAATTGTATGCACTGCGCGATGTTACAGCTACAGTCGACAGCATCCCTCTAATTGCAAGTTCGATTATGAGCAAAAAAATCGCTGCAGGTGCTGACGCCATTGTCCTTGATGTTAAAACAGGCGCTGGTGCATTTATGAAGACGCTTGACGATTCTCGTGAATTAGCGAGAGCGATGGTCCGAATCGGAAATAATGTTGGCAGAAATACAATGGCAGTTATCTCGGATATGAGCCAGCCGCTGGGGTATGCAATTGGAAATGCCCTTGAAGTAAAAGAAGCGATCGATACTTTAAAAGGAGAAGGTCCTGAAGATCTGACAGAACTTTGCCTGACCTTGGGCAGCCATATGGTTTTCTTGGCGAAAAAAGCGGATACATTGAAGGAAGCGCGCGAAAAGCTTGAGAACGCTATTAAAGACGGTTCCGCTTTAGAAACATTTAAAGTATTCCTAAGCTCTCAGGGCGGAGATGCTTCCGTTGTTGATGATCCGCAAAAATTGCCTCAGGCAAAATATACATTTGAATTAGAAGCTAAGCAGGATGGCTATGTATCTGAGATTGTTGCAGATGAAATTGGAACTGCAGCCATGCTTTTAGGAGCAGGAAGAGCTACAAAGGAATCAGAAATCGATCTCGCAGTCGGCCTTGTTTTAAGAAAGAAAATCGGCGACCGGGTAAGCAAAGGTGAATCTCTCGTAACCATCTGCAGCAATTTCGAAAATGTAGAAGAAGTAAGAAATATGCTTTATGAAAACATTACTATGTCGACTGAAAAAGTACCGGCTCCAGTATTGATTCATGAAGAAATAACTGAATAA
- a CDS encoding purine-nucleoside phosphorylase yields MDYSKIQNAAEFLKNKYTGQPKIGLILGSGLGVLADEIEEPVKIPYNEIPDFPVSTVEGHAGQLVFGRLNGIEVVAMQGRFHYYEGYSFDKVTFPVRVMNEMGVEKLIVTNAAGGVNETYSPGDLMLISDHINNMGSNPLIGPNDSRMGPRFPDMSEAYSKELRKLARGIADKLNLKIQEGVYVGNTGPTYETPAEIRMLRTMGGDAVGMSTVPEVIVAQHSGMNVLGISCISNMAAGILDQPLNHEEVIETTEKVKADFLRYVKAIVKELGV; encoded by the coding sequence ATGGATTACAGCAAAATTCAAAATGCGGCTGAATTTCTTAAAAATAAATATACAGGGCAGCCAAAGATTGGGCTGATATTAGGGTCAGGACTTGGAGTACTGGCAGACGAGATCGAAGAACCGGTTAAAATCCCATACAACGAAATCCCTGATTTTCCTGTATCAACAGTAGAGGGCCATGCTGGACAGCTGGTATTCGGACGTTTGAACGGCATTGAAGTGGTTGCTATGCAAGGCCGTTTCCATTATTACGAAGGATACTCATTTGATAAGGTAACCTTTCCTGTAAGAGTTATGAACGAAATGGGTGTTGAGAAGCTTATTGTTACGAATGCAGCAGGCGGAGTGAATGAAACCTATTCACCTGGTGATCTCATGCTTATTTCAGACCATATCAACAATATGGGCAGCAATCCGCTTATTGGTCCTAATGATTCCCGCATGGGTCCGCGTTTTCCGGATATGTCAGAAGCATATTCCAAAGAATTAAGAAAGCTTGCCAGAGGAATAGCCGATAAGCTAAACCTGAAGATTCAGGAAGGAGTTTATGTCGGCAATACGGGGCCAACTTATGAAACTCCTGCAGAAATTCGCATGCTGAGAACAATGGGCGGAGATGCAGTCGGTATGTCAACTGTTCCAGAAGTCATTGTAGCACAGCATTCAGGAATGAATGTGCTTGGAATCTCCTGTATCTCAAATATGGCTGCAGGTATTCTGGATCAGCCGCTGAACCACGAAGAAGTAATCGAAACAACTGAGAAAGTCAAAGCCGATTTCCTTCGTTATGTGAAAGCAATCGTTAAAGAACTTGGTGTATAA
- the deoB gene encoding phosphopentomutase, translating into MSAYTYKRVFLIVMDSVGIGEAPDADKFGDKGADTFGHIAEKMNGLKMPNMGKLGLSNIREIKGIEKAEKPMAFYTKMQEASNGKDTMTGHWEIMGLNIHTPFRVFPDGFPQELISELEARTGRKVIGNKPASGTEILVELGEEHMKTGALIVYTSADSVLQIAAHEDIIPIEEQYKICKIARELTLDEKYMVGRVIARPFVGGPGNFQRTSNRHDYALKPFDRTVMSEMADVGLDVVAIGKISDIYDGEGVTEAIRTTSNMDGMDKIIETFDKEFTGLSFLNLVDFDALFGHRRDPEGYGKALEDFDERLPEVFAKMQDGDLLMITADHGNDPVHHGTDHTREYVPLLVYSKDMEEGKELPISETFADIGATIADNFNVKMPAFGKSFLNQLK; encoded by the coding sequence ATGTCTGCATATACATATAAACGCGTTTTTTTAATCGTTATGGACTCAGTAGGAATTGGAGAAGCGCCTGATGCCGATAAGTTTGGTGATAAAGGCGCTGATACGTTTGGCCACATCGCAGAAAAAATGAATGGCCTGAAGATGCCGAATATGGGCAAACTCGGGCTCAGCAATATCCGAGAAATCAAAGGCATTGAAAAAGCGGAGAAGCCTATGGCATTTTATACAAAGATGCAGGAAGCTTCTAACGGAAAAGACACAATGACTGGACACTGGGAGATCATGGGCTTGAATATCCATACTCCTTTCCGGGTATTTCCGGACGGATTCCCGCAGGAATTGATTTCTGAACTTGAAGCCCGTACCGGGAGAAAAGTAATTGGCAATAAACCTGCGAGCGGAACGGAAATTCTAGTTGAACTCGGGGAAGAGCATATGAAAACCGGTGCTTTGATTGTTTATACATCAGCCGATTCAGTTCTGCAGATTGCGGCACATGAAGATATAATTCCGATCGAAGAACAGTATAAAATCTGTAAAATTGCACGCGAGCTGACGCTGGATGAAAAATATATGGTCGGCAGAGTGATTGCCAGACCATTTGTTGGCGGGCCGGGAAATTTCCAAAGAACATCAAACAGGCATGATTATGCGTTAAAGCCATTTGACCGCACGGTAATGAGCGAAATGGCAGACGTCGGGCTTGATGTTGTGGCAATTGGCAAAATCTCTGACATTTATGATGGAGAGGGAGTAACTGAAGCCATTCGCACAACTTCTAATATGGATGGAATGGATAAGATTATAGAAACATTTGATAAAGAGTTTACGGGCCTGAGCTTTTTGAATCTTGTTGACTTCGATGCATTGTTTGGGCATAGACGTGATCCAGAAGGCTATGGAAAAGCACTTGAAGATTTTGATGAGCGCCTGCCTGAAGTATTTGCAAAAATGCAGGACGGCGACCTATTAATGATCACTGCAGACCATGGCAATGACCCTGTACATCATGGTACAGATCATACACGAGAATATGTTCCTCTTCTTGTTTACTCAAAAGATATGGAGGAAGGGAAAGAGCTTCCAATTAGCGAAACCTTTGCAGATATTGGAGCAACAATCGCGGATAACTTTAATGTAAAGATGCCGGCTTTTGGCAAAAGCTTTTTAAATCAATTGAAGTAA
- the xerD gene encoding site-specific tyrosine recombinase XerD yields MDDQLRDFIHYLLVEKGLAKNTIVSYERDLKSYLKYLKSEEKISSLESVQRMQIVQFLGFLKKQGKSSKTLARHIASLRAFHQFLLREKAVGHDPSVHIETPQMERSLPKVLNMQEVETLLDFPEIKDHFGLRDKAMLELLYATGIRVSELIGLNIGDVHLTMGFVRCIGKGNKERIVPIGKTASEALERYLSEGRGKFVSKKHKDEALFLNHHGKRLSRQGFWKILKRLAQESGIEKELTPHTLRHSFATHLLENGADLRAVQEMLGHADISTTQIYTHVTKTRLKDVYSQYHPRA; encoded by the coding sequence ATGGATGATCAGTTAAGAGACTTTATTCATTATTTACTTGTAGAAAAAGGCCTCGCCAAAAATACAATTGTATCTTATGAAAGAGATTTGAAAAGTTATCTGAAATATCTCAAGTCTGAAGAGAAGATTTCAAGCCTTGAGAGTGTGCAGCGTATGCAGATTGTCCAATTTCTCGGCTTTTTAAAAAAACAGGGCAAATCCTCAAAAACCCTGGCCCGGCATATAGCCTCCTTAAGAGCCTTTCACCAATTTCTGCTCCGCGAAAAAGCAGTTGGCCATGACCCTTCTGTCCATATAGAAACACCGCAAATGGAACGTTCACTTCCGAAAGTATTAAACATGCAGGAAGTGGAAACTTTATTGGATTTTCCAGAGATTAAGGATCACTTTGGTTTGCGCGATAAAGCCATGCTTGAACTTTTATATGCTACAGGTATACGCGTGAGTGAGCTGATAGGCCTGAACATAGGTGATGTCCATTTAACGATGGGCTTTGTAAGATGTATAGGCAAAGGAAACAAGGAACGGATTGTGCCTATTGGCAAAACAGCTTCTGAAGCGCTTGAAAGGTATTTAAGTGAAGGAAGAGGAAAGTTTGTTTCAAAAAAGCATAAAGATGAGGCGTTATTTTTAAATCATCACGGCAAACGTCTTTCAAGACAGGGATTTTGGAAAATATTGAAGCGGCTGGCTCAGGAGTCAGGGATCGAGAAGGAACTTACTCCACATACGCTGAGACATTCATTTGCTACTCATCTGCTTGAAAATGGTGCGGATTTGCGGGCTGTCCAGGAAATGCTTGGACATGCCGATATTTCCACCACGCAAATTTATACGCATGTAACCAAAACTCGCCTTAAAGATGTGTACAGCCAATATCATCCGCGTGCTTAA
- a CDS encoding YqzK family protein, whose product MKSWLSMAFQTIKVFVIFTGCTILFYYGIMWLNEEYQDYHRYDEPQGAAVKVSASGTDEDRSLLDRLILFYLNGE is encoded by the coding sequence ATGAAATCCTGGCTGAGTATGGCTTTTCAGACCATTAAAGTGTTTGTCATTTTTACAGGATGCACAATCCTTTTTTATTATGGTATTATGTGGTTAAACGAAGAATACCAGGATTATCACCGCTATGACGAACCACAGGGAGCGGCTGTTAAGGTGTCGGCGAGCGGAACAGATGAAGATAGGAGCTTGCTGGACCGGTTAATTCTTTTCTACTTAAATGGGGAGTAA
- a CDS encoding Fur family transcriptional regulator — translation MESRIERIKKQLHSSSYKLTPQREATVRVLLEHEEDHLSAEDVYLLVKEKSPEIGLATVYRTLELLTELKIVDKINFGDGVSRYDLRQEGAAHFHHHLVCIECGAVDEIQEDLLEDVEEVVERRWNFKIKDHRLTFHGICYRCQDKQTDNETEAEEN, via the coding sequence ATGGAAAGCAGAATTGAAAGAATAAAAAAACAGTTGCATTCATCCAGCTATAAACTAACACCACAGCGAGAGGCAACAGTTCGCGTCCTGTTAGAACACGAAGAGGATCATTTGAGTGCGGAAGATGTCTACCTCCTAGTAAAAGAGAAATCGCCTGAGATAGGCTTGGCAACTGTATATAGAACACTTGAATTGCTGACTGAACTAAAAATTGTCGATAAAATTAACTTTGGTGATGGAGTTTCCCGTTATGACCTGCGTCAGGAAGGGGCAGCACATTTTCACCACCATTTAGTCTGTATTGAGTGCGGAGCTGTTGATGAAATTCAGGAAGATTTGCTTGAAGACGTAGAGGAAGTGGTTGAACGCCGCTGGAACTTTAAAATAAAGGATCACCGCCTTACGTTTCATGGCATCTGCTACCGCTGTCAGGATAAACAGACAGACAATGAAACCGAAGCAGAAGAAAACTAA
- the spoIIM gene encoding stage II sporulation protein M — protein sequence MKKKMYQNAAAAHFREHSSIYLFVIVLFLMGVIFGAIVVNSLSFTQKEDLFYYLSQFFGQVSDGHVAAADELFKQSFFHNTKFIGLMWILGISIIGLPVILILLFMKGMVVGFTVGFLVNQMGWEGFLLSFVSVLPQNLIIIPIFILAATLAVSFSLKMIRRQFMKKVGQPMMPLFGRYMIAFAVAILFLIAAAGVEAFISPVLMKSVVNSIQS from the coding sequence ATGAAGAAAAAAATGTACCAGAACGCCGCAGCAGCCCACTTTCGCGAACATTCCTCAATCTATTTATTTGTTATTGTTTTATTCCTGATGGGTGTCATTTTTGGGGCTATCGTTGTAAATAGCTTAAGCTTTACCCAAAAAGAAGATTTATTTTATTATCTGTCGCAGTTTTTTGGCCAAGTATCAGATGGACATGTTGCAGCAGCAGATGAATTATTCAAACAGAGCTTTTTTCATAATACAAAATTTATAGGACTGATGTGGATTTTGGGAATCTCCATAATTGGACTGCCTGTCATTCTGATACTTCTATTTATGAAAGGGATGGTGGTTGGCTTTACAGTTGGTTTTCTAGTTAACCAAATGGGGTGGGAAGGATTTTTGCTTTCCTTCGTATCTGTCCTTCCCCAGAATCTGATCATCATACCTATATTTATTCTCGCTGCAACTCTTGCTGTTTCTTTCTCATTAAAAATGATAAGAAGACAATTTATGAAAAAAGTCGGACAGCCCATGATGCCTCTTTTTGGAAGATATATGATTGCTTTTGCTGTAGCCATTCTGTTTTTAATTGCTGCAGCCGGAGTGGAGGCGTTTATCTCGCCTGTCTTAATGAAGTCTGTTGTTAACTCAATCCAATCCTAA
- a CDS encoding GNAT family N-acetyltransferase — MDPILNEFPERIETERLYMRPALPGDGKTVHEAVLASAAELKKWLPFAQNEQSADEAEAGIRKSYAKFILREDFRIHIYRKEDDAFIGSTGLHRIDWDVRKFEIGYWGDSRFQKKGYITEAAEGLTKFAFEHFQANRVEIRCDPRNINSRRIPERLGFTLEGVLINDSLSADGKELRDTCIYAKAPKKHRA, encoded by the coding sequence TTGGATCCGATTTTAAATGAGTTTCCAGAGAGGATTGAAACCGAAAGACTTTATATGAGACCTGCCTTGCCCGGAGATGGAAAAACAGTGCATGAGGCTGTATTAGCTTCAGCTGCAGAGCTTAAAAAATGGCTTCCTTTTGCACAGAATGAACAATCAGCGGATGAAGCTGAAGCTGGCATCCGCAAATCTTATGCCAAGTTTATCCTTAGGGAAGATTTCCGTATCCATATTTATAGGAAAGAAGACGATGCTTTTATTGGCTCCACTGGCCTGCATCGTATAGATTGGGATGTCCGCAAATTCGAAATAGGCTATTGGGGAGATTCGAGGTTTCAGAAAAAAGGATATATTACTGAAGCTGCCGAAGGTTTGACGAAATTTGCCTTTGAGCATTTTCAAGCGAATAGAGTGGAAATTAGATGTGATCCAAGAAACATAAACAGCCGAAGGATTCCCGAAAGGCTGGGATTCACACTTGAAGGAGTACTAATCAATGACAGTCTAAGCGCAGATGGAAAAGAGCTTAGGGATACATGCATTTATGCTAAAGCACCTAAAAAACATAGAGCCTGA
- a CDS encoding endonuclease Q family protein, with protein sequence MKRFFADLHIHIGRTFTGKPVKITGAKSLTFTNIIRHARNEKGLDIIGIIDCHSPEVILEIEDLSQKGLITEHRDGGLQYGDLTIIPGSELEIYDESCKGPIHVLCFFPTLSAMKVFSTWLSGHLKNITLSSQRIYASGRMLQEKVKDLDGLFIPAHVFTPFKSLFGKGVERSLSEVFDPGLIDAIELGLSADTKMADQIAELHRYTFLTNSDAHSLKKIAREYQILEMESPTFADLKKALTGKEKGKVKTNFGLDPLLGKYHQTVCSECFGPFDDAKGKCRNCGHHKFIKGVADRISELKSSGELLFVRPPYIHQVPLEFIPGLGPKMLEKLLNYFGTEMAILHDVPLSEISKVIPEKTARLIGKAREGTLNLKAGGGGKYGKIMDS encoded by the coding sequence ATGAAGCGCTTTTTTGCTGATCTCCATATCCATATTGGACGTACGTTTACGGGAAAGCCTGTTAAAATAACAGGCGCTAAATCCCTAACCTTCACAAATATCATCAGGCATGCCCGAAATGAAAAAGGTCTTGATATCATCGGCATTATTGATTGTCATTCTCCTGAAGTCATACTTGAAATCGAGGATTTGTCCCAAAAAGGCCTTATAACTGAGCATAGGGACGGGGGACTTCAATATGGAGATTTAACAATTATACCCGGGTCAGAACTTGAAATATATGATGAATCCTGTAAAGGCCCCATTCATGTTCTTTGCTTCTTTCCGACCCTTTCAGCCATGAAGGTTTTCTCAACCTGGTTATCAGGACATTTAAAGAACATAACGTTAAGCTCACAGAGAATTTATGCCTCAGGCAGAATGCTTCAGGAGAAAGTGAAGGATCTGGATGGGCTTTTTATTCCTGCCCATGTTTTTACCCCATTTAAAAGTTTATTCGGGAAAGGAGTAGAGCGGTCGCTGTCAGAGGTTTTTGATCCTGGCTTAATTGATGCAATAGAGCTGGGGCTCAGTGCAGATACTAAGATGGCTGATCAAATAGCTGAACTTCACAGATATACCTTTTTAACAAACTCAGATGCCCATTCACTAAAAAAAATCGCGAGAGAATATCAAATCCTTGAAATGGAGTCACCAACATTTGCTGACCTGAAAAAGGCTTTGACTGGAAAAGAAAAAGGCAAGGTGAAAACCAATTTCGGGCTCGACCCGCTGCTTGGAAAATACCATCAGACTGTTTGCTCTGAATGTTTTGGCCCCTTCGATGATGCAAAGGGTAAATGCAGAAATTGCGGTCACCACAAATTTATCAAAGGCGTGGCTGACCGGATCTCTGAACTAAAATCATCTGGAGAATTGCTCTTTGTACGTCCTCCTTATATTCATCAGGTACCGCTTGAATTCATTCCAGGGTTAGGCCCAAAAATGCTGGAGAAGCTGCTGAATTATTTCGGCACTGAAATGGCCATTCTTCACGATGTTCCTTTATCAGAAATAAGCAAAGTAATCCCTGAGAAAACAGCCAGGCTTATTGGGAAGGCGCGTGAAGGAACATTAAACCTCAAGGCAGGGGGCGGGGGCAAGTACGGCAAAATTATGGATTCCTAA
- a CDS encoding NUDIX hydrolase, which yields MSRLEEKTINTEKIFTGKVISLQVEDVELPNGKTSKREIIKHPGAVAVLAVTEDNKIVMVEQYRKALDKIIAEIPAGKLEAGEEPRVCAERELEEETGYGCTEMEWLISFYTSPGFADELVHLYIAKGLMKIENAASPDEDEFVNLMEVTLDEAISLLKQQRIYDAKTAYAIQYLQLQEALKK from the coding sequence ATGAGCCGCCTAGAAGAAAAAACGATTAATACGGAAAAAATCTTCACTGGTAAAGTCATTAGTCTGCAGGTGGAAGATGTTGAGCTGCCGAATGGCAAAACATCGAAGCGGGAAATTATCAAACATCCCGGGGCAGTAGCTGTATTGGCAGTAACAGAAGACAATAAAATAGTGATGGTCGAACAATATAGAAAAGCGCTGGATAAGATTATTGCTGAAATCCCTGCCGGAAAGCTTGAAGCAGGAGAAGAACCCAGAGTTTGTGCAGAAAGGGAACTGGAAGAAGAAACGGGGTACGGCTGCACGGAAATGGAATGGCTGATATCATTCTACACTTCTCCTGGATTTGCCGATGAGCTGGTACATTTATATATAGCAAAGGGTCTTATGAAAATAGAAAATGCCGCTTCGCCTGATGAAGATGAATTTGTGAATCTTATGGAAGTAACGCTTGATGAAGCAATATCCCTGCTGAAGCAGCAAAGGATTTATGATGCGAAAACCGCTTATGCTATCCAATATCTGCAGCTGCAAGAGGCGCTGAAAAAATAG
- the mciZ gene encoding Z-ring formation inhibitor MciZ, translated as MKVYVHNRGIILTGKAWEVREKLKQYSRQYVLVKDWVESQNNIK; from the coding sequence ATGAAGGTGTATGTCCACAATAGGGGAATTATTCTTACCGGCAAAGCCTGGGAAGTCCGGGAGAAACTAAAACAATACAGCAGGCAGTATGTTCTTGTAAAAGACTGGGTTGAATCTCAGAACAATATAAAATGA
- a CDS encoding aldo/keto reductase: MKKRRLGNSDLYVSELGLGCMSIGTRPSQAQEIIEAALEEGINYFDTADLYDIGENEKLVGQSLKSVREQVIIATKAGNRWNKNKDGWSWDPSKSHIKEAVKDSLERLGTDYIDLYQLHGGTIEDPIDETIEAFEELKEEGYIRQYGISSIRPNVIREYASRSSIISVMMQYSILDRRPEEEALPLLNQKGISAVTRGPLAKGLLSDKMLDKATESVKEKGYLDYSYAELKETLTSIREKISDERSMTEIAFQYNLADPAVASVTAGASMAAQVRANARAARANPLNKDELAIIQSIAKLNKYEQHR; the protein is encoded by the coding sequence TTGAAAAAGAGAAGACTTGGAAACTCAGACTTGTACGTAAGCGAGCTCGGGCTGGGCTGCATGTCAATTGGCACCAGACCTTCCCAGGCTCAGGAGATTATTGAAGCTGCCCTTGAAGAAGGAATCAATTATTTTGATACAGCTGATTTATATGACATTGGCGAAAATGAAAAGCTTGTCGGACAATCCTTAAAGAGTGTCCGCGAACAGGTGATCATTGCTACCAAAGCCGGCAACCGCTGGAATAAAAATAAAGACGGCTGGAGCTGGGATCCCTCAAAAAGCCACATCAAAGAAGCTGTAAAGGACAGTTTAGAAAGGCTGGGCACAGACTATATTGATTTATATCAGCTTCATGGTGGCACGATTGAAGATCCTATTGATGAAACCATTGAAGCATTTGAGGAACTGAAGGAAGAAGGATACATCCGACAGTATGGCATATCCTCCATCCGTCCAAATGTGATCCGTGAATATGCTTCAAGGTCCTCCATCATTTCAGTCATGATGCAATACAGCATTCTAGATCGGCGACCGGAAGAAGAAGCTTTGCCGCTTCTAAATCAAAAAGGCATCAGCGCGGTTACAAGAGGTCCGCTAGCTAAAGGACTGCTCAGCGACAAAATGCTGGATAAGGCTACGGAGTCAGTTAAAGAGAAAGGCTATTTGGATTACAGCTATGCTGAATTGAAAGAAACACTTACCAGCATTAGGGAAAAAATTTCGGATGAGCGCTCCATGACTGAGATAGCATTTCAGTATAATCTTGCGGATCCCGCTGTCGCTTCCGTGACGGCAGGTGCCAGCATGGCAGCGCAAGTTAGGGCAAATGCAAGAGCAGCAAGAGCTAATCCCCTGAATAAAGATGAATTGGCTATTATTCAATCCATTGCCAAGCTAAACAAATATGAGCAGCATCGATAA